From the genome of Streptosporangiales bacterium, one region includes:
- a CDS encoding phosphoserine transaminase — protein sequence MAEEANSPITVPSGLLPADGRFGCGPSKVRPAAVAALADTGTRLLGTSHRQAPIKWLVKQVKEGVQELFGLPDDYQVVLGNGGSTAFWDIAAFSLVRNRSQHCVFGEFSSKFAAATKAAPWLEEPELVQSDPGTHPTPHATGDVDVYALTHNETSTGVAMPVMRIPGANDDSLIVVDATSGAGGLVVDPSEFDVYYFAPQKCFASDGGLWIAAMSPAALERVQEVKASGRYIPTFLDLATAVDNSAKDQTYNTPAVATLFLLADQLGWLNEHGGLTWATERSARSAAHLYSWAEKTPVAEPFVSNPAQRSNVVGTIDFIEGVNTKMLAATLRANGIVDTEPYRKLGRNQLRIGMFPAIDPADVEALTTSIDYILDRL from the coding sequence TGAAGAAGCGAATTCCCCCATCACCGTTCCCTCCGGCCTGCTACCTGCGGACGGCCGCTTCGGCTGTGGACCGTCCAAGGTGCGACCGGCCGCCGTGGCAGCTCTCGCCGACACCGGAACCCGGCTGCTCGGCACCTCGCACCGGCAGGCGCCGATCAAGTGGCTGGTCAAGCAGGTCAAGGAAGGCGTCCAGGAGCTCTTCGGCCTGCCCGACGACTACCAGGTGGTCCTCGGCAACGGCGGTTCCACCGCGTTCTGGGACATCGCGGCGTTCAGCCTGGTCAGGAACCGCTCGCAGCACTGCGTCTTCGGCGAGTTCTCCAGCAAGTTCGCGGCGGCGACCAAGGCCGCGCCGTGGCTGGAGGAGCCCGAGCTGGTGCAGTCCGACCCCGGCACCCACCCGACCCCGCACGCGACCGGCGACGTGGACGTCTACGCGCTGACCCACAACGAGACGTCGACCGGCGTCGCGATGCCGGTAATGCGCATCCCTGGCGCGAACGACGACTCGCTGATCGTGGTCGACGCCACCAGCGGCGCCGGCGGCCTCGTGGTCGACCCGAGCGAGTTCGACGTCTACTACTTCGCCCCGCAGAAGTGCTTCGCCTCCGACGGCGGGCTGTGGATCGCGGCGATGTCGCCGGCCGCGCTCGAGCGGGTGCAGGAGGTGAAGGCGTCCGGCAGGTACATCCCGACGTTCCTCGACCTCGCCACCGCCGTGGACAACTCGGCGAAGGACCAGACGTACAACACCCCGGCGGTCGCCACCCTGTTCCTGCTCGCCGACCAGCTCGGCTGGCTCAACGAGCACGGCGGGCTCACCTGGGCAACGGAGCGCAGCGCGCGCTCGGCGGCCCACCTGTACAGCTGGGCGGAGAAGACCCCGGTCGCCGAGCCGTTCGTGAGCAACCCGGCGCAGCGGTCCAACGTCGTCGGCACGATCGACTTCATCGAGGGCGTGAACACCAAGATGCTGGCCGCCACCCTGCGGGCCAACGGCATCGTGGACACCGAGCCGTACCGCAAGCTGGGCCGCAACCAGCTGCGCATCGGCATGTTCCCCGCCATCGACCCGGCCGACGTAGAGGCCCTCACCACCTCCATCGACTACATCCTCGACCGCCTCTGA
- a CDS encoding MerR family transcriptional regulator: protein MSGRTGVPIPTIKYYLREGLLPRGERTSPNQAQYDERHESRLRLVRALVEVGGLSIATTRDVLAYLEQPGPTLNQRLGRAVGSITPVKATADEEARSAATEVVDGLVERRGWRINVDHPAYANLVEVVAGLSGAVGEGLLANVDRYAEAAEVVAKEDLALVAQQTDVDAAVETAIVGTVAGDLLLAALRRAAQVNESGRVFGPT, encoded by the coding sequence CTGAGCGGGCGGACCGGAGTTCCCATCCCGACGATCAAGTACTACCTGCGCGAGGGGCTGCTCCCGCGCGGCGAGCGCACCAGTCCCAACCAGGCGCAGTACGACGAGCGCCACGAGAGCCGGCTGCGGCTGGTGCGTGCGTTGGTCGAGGTCGGTGGGTTGTCCATCGCGACGACGCGGGACGTGCTCGCCTACCTGGAGCAGCCGGGGCCGACGCTCAACCAGCGGCTCGGCCGGGCGGTCGGGAGCATCACACCGGTCAAGGCGACGGCAGACGAAGAGGCACGCAGCGCCGCCACCGAGGTCGTCGACGGGCTGGTCGAGCGGCGCGGCTGGCGGATCAACGTCGACCATCCCGCGTACGCCAACCTGGTGGAGGTGGTGGCCGGCCTCAGCGGCGCCGTCGGGGAGGGCCTGCTCGCCAACGTCGACCGCTACGCCGAGGCGGCCGAGGTGGTGGCGAAGGAAGACCTGGCCCTGGTCGCCCAACAGACCGACGTCGACGCGGCCGTGGAGACAGCCATCGTCGGCACGGTCGCCGGCGACCTGCTGCTAGCCGCCCTGCGCCGGGCAGCCCAGGTCAACGAGTCGGGCCGGGTCTTCGGCCCCACCTGA
- the galE gene encoding UDP-glucose 4-epimerase GalE: MRVLVTGGAGYIGSHTTLALLEAGHDVMIVDNLTNSYEEAVRRVSELAGREPELHLVDLLDEGALDDLFARMELDAVVHIAGLKAVGESVADPLRYYSTNIGGTLALLRVMQRHDVFRLVFSSSATVYGLHGEAEDMPLHEDLQLGAVNPYGQTKVHIEQILTDVAAADARWRLALLRYFNPVGAHPSGRIGEDPQGVPANLLPFTAQVAIGRRDKLVVFGDDYPTPDGTGVRDYIHVLDLAEGHLAALEHLDEFPGANAWNLGTGTGSSVLEVLHAFERAVGHQLPSVVADRRPGDAAVSYCDPSKAQRDLGWRASRALDEMCADHWRWQQQNPYGYRDPA, translated from the coding sequence ATGCGCGTACTGGTCACCGGCGGTGCCGGGTACATCGGCAGCCACACGACCCTCGCCCTGCTCGAGGCCGGCCACGACGTGATGATCGTGGACAACCTCACCAACTCGTACGAGGAGGCGGTGCGGCGCGTCAGCGAGCTGGCGGGGCGGGAGCCTGAGCTGCACCTCGTCGACCTGCTCGACGAGGGTGCGCTCGACGACCTGTTCGCGCGGATGGAGCTCGACGCCGTCGTACACATCGCCGGCCTGAAGGCCGTGGGCGAGTCGGTCGCCGACCCGCTGCGCTACTACTCCACCAACATCGGTGGCACGCTGGCGCTGCTGCGGGTGATGCAGCGGCACGACGTGTTCCGGCTGGTGTTCAGCTCGTCCGCCACCGTCTACGGGCTGCACGGCGAGGCCGAGGACATGCCGCTGCACGAGGACCTGCAGCTCGGCGCCGTCAACCCGTACGGCCAGACGAAGGTGCACATCGAGCAGATCCTCACCGACGTGGCGGCCGCCGACGCCCGGTGGCGGCTGGCGTTGCTGCGGTACTTCAACCCGGTGGGCGCGCACCCGTCCGGCCGCATCGGCGAGGACCCGCAGGGCGTGCCGGCGAACCTGCTGCCGTTCACCGCCCAGGTGGCCATCGGCCGTCGCGACAAGCTGGTCGTCTTCGGCGACGACTACCCGACCCCGGACGGCACCGGGGTGCGCGATTACATCCACGTGCTGGACCTCGCCGAGGGCCACCTCGCCGCGCTCGAGCACCTGGACGAGTTCCCTGGGGCGAACGCCTGGAACCTCGGCACCGGCACCGGCTCGTCCGTCCTCGAGGTGCTGCACGCCTTCGAACGCGCCGTGGGACACCAGCTGCCCTCGGTCGTCGCGGACCGCCGTCCCGGCGACGCCGCCGTGTCGTACTGCGACCCGAGCAAGGCGCAGCGCGACCTGGGCTGGCGGGCCAGCCGAGCACTCGACGAGATGTGCGCCGACCACTGGCGCTGGCAACAGCAGAACCCGTACGGCTACCGCGACCCGGCCTGA
- a CDS encoding FkbM family methyltransferase, with amino-acid sequence MLTARLLHTLAAGTPWVEPEVRGLRRLVGRGDTVIDVGAGLGVYTSVLSQLVGPAGVVLSVEPLPGYYARYDGWLRLRAGANVHRCAVAVADHAHTARVRVPLRRGRPVTGRSFVATGARGLGSNAEFAAHVEHEIPVSTLDDLAARARLGRVDFVKADVEGAELALARGAERIIRTFQPSVLLEVENRHAQRYGHCAKDVVGWFTERGYHVSAWSRGEWRRVSNVRDGCRNYLFQPHWQLPRSRC; translated from the coding sequence ATGTTGACTGCCCGCCTCCTGCACACGCTGGCCGCGGGTACCCCGTGGGTCGAGCCGGAGGTGCGTGGGCTCCGCCGGCTGGTCGGCCGCGGTGACACGGTCATCGACGTCGGAGCCGGGCTGGGCGTCTACACCTCCGTGCTGTCCCAGCTGGTCGGGCCCGCCGGGGTCGTCCTCAGCGTGGAGCCGCTGCCTGGTTACTACGCGCGCTACGACGGCTGGCTGCGGCTGCGGGCGGGTGCGAACGTGCATCGCTGCGCGGTCGCCGTCGCGGACCACGCGCACACCGCGCGGGTGCGGGTGCCGCTGCGTAGGGGCCGGCCGGTCACCGGCAGGTCGTTCGTCGCGACCGGCGCCCGCGGCCTCGGCTCGAACGCCGAGTTCGCGGCGCACGTCGAGCACGAGATCCCGGTGAGTACGCTGGACGACCTGGCCGCACGCGCGCGGCTCGGGCGCGTCGACTTCGTGAAGGCGGACGTGGAGGGTGCCGAGCTGGCACTGGCCCGCGGCGCCGAAAGGATTATTCGGACATTCCAGCCGAGTGTCCTCCTCGAGGTCGAGAACCGGCACGCGCAGAGGTACGGTCACTGTGCGAAGGACGTTGTCGGCTGGTTCACCGAACGTGGTTACCACGTCTCGGCGTGGTCCAGAGGGGAGTGGCGTCGCGTGTCCAACGTGCGAGACGGCTGTCGCAACTACCTGTTCCAGCCGCACTGGCAGCTACCGCGGAGCCGGTGTTGA
- the thpR gene encoding RNA 2',3'-cyclic phosphodiesterase, protein MRLFAALVPPAEVLAEVDEALAEARRQLPELRWESAARMHLTLAFYGEVTDVVAQRLQARLARACSRHPALTLAFAGAGAFPRRARASVFWLAVTGDRQPLVRLAGSLGAAGRRVGLAMDERTYRPHLTVGRAKKQPCDVRAQVAQLEDYRGPDWRATEVALVRSHLGPQPRYETVAAWPLAGG, encoded by the coding sequence ATGAGGCTGTTCGCCGCGCTGGTGCCACCGGCCGAGGTGCTCGCCGAGGTCGACGAGGCGCTGGCCGAGGCCCGCCGACAGCTGCCCGAGCTGCGGTGGGAGTCGGCCGCCAGGATGCACCTGACGCTGGCGTTCTACGGCGAGGTGACCGACGTCGTCGCGCAGCGGCTGCAGGCGCGGCTGGCACGCGCGTGCAGCCGGCACCCGGCGCTGACGCTGGCGTTCGCAGGCGCGGGTGCGTTCCCGCGCCGGGCCAGGGCGAGCGTGTTCTGGCTGGCGGTGACCGGCGACCGGCAGCCGCTTGTCAGGTTGGCCGGTTCGCTCGGGGCGGCCGGCCGCCGCGTCGGGCTGGCCATGGACGAGCGCACCTACCGCCCGCACCTCACCGTCGGCCGGGCGAAGAAGCAGCCGTGTGACGTACGGGCACAGGTGGCGCAGCTCGAGGACTACCGGGGACCCGACTGGCGGGCGACCGAGGTCGCGCTCGTACGCAGCCACCTCGGGCCGCAGCCGCGGTACGAGACCGTCGCCGCCTGGCCGCTGGCCGGTGGGTAG
- a CDS encoding MFS transporter, whose translation MRLPNTFRSLRVRNYRLYWSGAIVSNVGTWMQRIAQDWLVLHLSGNSGVALGVTTGLQFLPLLLFGLWGGVLADRLDKRKLLVATQIAFAVVGVTLGLLNLTGVVEVWHVYALALTFGIVTAVDNPTRQAFVVEMVGQQEVSNAVALNSASFNTARIVGPAVAGVLISLVGTGPVFLINAASYAAVVVGLRLMRADELRLPDRVSREPGQLREGLRYVRERPELLLPIIIVGVVGTFGFNFQITMALMTKEVFGRGAGAFGLLATAMAVGSLTGALLAARRARPRARFFVQAAVLFGVLEIVAGLLPTYETFMAILVPIGVFAISMATTANAYVQMQTRPSMRGRVMSLYMLVFMGGTPIGAPLVGWIAGLLGAQWGLISGGIICVVATVVVTAVLARKQGMRIRPRVRPLPHWDVERTREEDAVVTVTDIDVRTAGQPALASSRQAE comes from the coding sequence ATGAGGCTTCCGAACACCTTCCGGTCACTACGGGTAAGGAACTACCGGCTCTACTGGTCGGGTGCCATCGTCTCGAACGTCGGCACCTGGATGCAGCGCATCGCACAGGACTGGTTGGTGCTCCACCTCTCCGGCAACAGCGGTGTGGCGCTCGGTGTCACCACGGGTCTGCAGTTCCTGCCGTTGCTGCTGTTCGGTCTCTGGGGTGGCGTGCTCGCCGACCGGCTCGACAAGCGCAAGCTGTTGGTCGCCACGCAGATCGCGTTCGCCGTCGTCGGGGTGACGCTGGGGTTGCTCAACCTCACCGGCGTCGTCGAGGTCTGGCACGTGTACGCGCTGGCGTTGACGTTCGGCATCGTGACGGCCGTCGACAACCCGACCAGGCAGGCGTTCGTGGTCGAGATGGTCGGGCAGCAGGAGGTCAGCAACGCGGTCGCGCTGAACAGCGCGTCGTTCAACACCGCGCGCATCGTCGGCCCCGCGGTTGCCGGCGTGCTGATCAGCCTGGTCGGCACCGGGCCGGTCTTCCTCATCAACGCGGCCTCGTACGCCGCGGTGGTCGTCGGGCTGCGGCTGATGCGCGCCGACGAGCTGCGGCTGCCGGACCGGGTGTCCAGGGAGCCGGGCCAGCTCAGGGAGGGGCTGCGGTACGTACGTGAGCGGCCCGAGCTGTTACTGCCGATCATCATCGTCGGTGTGGTCGGGACGTTCGGGTTCAACTTCCAGATCACCATGGCGCTGATGACCAAGGAGGTCTTCGGCCGTGGCGCGGGCGCGTTCGGGCTGCTGGCCACGGCGATGGCGGTGGGCTCGCTGACCGGTGCGCTGCTCGCCGCTCGCCGTGCGCGGCCGCGGGCGCGGTTCTTCGTGCAGGCCGCGGTGTTGTTCGGCGTGCTGGAGATCGTCGCCGGGCTGCTGCCGACGTACGAGACGTTCATGGCGATCCTGGTGCCGATCGGGGTGTTCGCCATCAGCATGGCCACTACGGCGAACGCGTACGTCCAGATGCAGACACGGCCGTCGATGCGCGGCCGGGTGATGTCGCTGTACATGCTGGTCTTCATGGGTGGCACGCCGATCGGGGCGCCGCTTGTCGGCTGGATCGCCGGCCTGCTCGGTGCCCAGTGGGGTCTGATCAGCGGCGGGATCATCTGCGTCGTCGCGACGGTCGTGGTCACCGCGGTGCTCGCGCGGAAGCAGGGCATGCGGATACGTCCCCGGGTGCGGCCGTTGCCACACTGGGACGTGGAGCGCACGCGGGAGGAGGATGCGGTCGTGACCGTGACCGACATCGACGTACGCACGGCCGGTCAGCCGGCGCTGGCGTCCTCCCGCCAGGCGGAATGA
- a CDS encoding MarR family transcriptional regulator has product MRLSRRLRAQRAAELDALPATQVAALATLEQHGPLALNELARRERVKPPSMTRIVAQLEQRALVERTAHPTDRRQALFAPTVQGRRLIKEDRKRRDAWLAQRLKELTPAERDALRAAVPVLEKLATA; this is encoded by the coding sequence ATGCGGTTGTCGCGCCGGCTGCGTGCGCAGCGGGCCGCCGAGCTCGACGCACTGCCGGCCACACAGGTGGCGGCACTGGCGACACTCGAGCAGCACGGGCCGCTGGCCCTGAACGAGCTGGCCAGGCGCGAACGGGTGAAGCCGCCGTCGATGACCCGCATCGTCGCGCAGCTCGAGCAGCGGGCGCTGGTCGAACGCACGGCGCACCCGACCGACCGCCGGCAGGCGTTGTTCGCGCCGACGGTCCAGGGGCGCCGGCTGATCAAGGAGGACCGCAAGCGACGCGACGCCTGGCTCGCACAACGCCTGAAAGAGCTCACTCCTGCCGAACGCGACGCACTACGCGCCGCCGTCCCCGTACTGGAGAAGCTCGCCACCGCATGA
- a CDS encoding NCS2 family permease encodes MSETAQRDAAAARGPVDRYFAISARGSTVARELRGGLVTFMTMAYIVVLNPIILGNAPDMNGTVLGPGRVAAVTALVAGVLTILMGVVGRYPLALAAGLGINGFVAGLVISKTLSWPEVMGLVVIEGVLVTILVVTGFRTAVFNAIPRQLKTAISVGIGLFIALIGFVDAGFVSRPEQGTVPLQLGVVGQLTGWPIVVFVFGVLLMAVLVARKTRGAILIAIVAATVLAFVVQAIFDIGVAPEEPGGWSNAVPAVPTDPFRLPDLSLIGDVSLFGSFTRISVLAVILLIFSLMLSDFFDTMGTVVGVGAEANLLDEHGRLPGIGRVLFVDSIAAIAGGASSVSSNTTYVESTAGVGEGARTGLASIVTGLLFLLAIFLAPLVEVIPSQAAAPALVVVGFLMMTQVTGIDWKDSGVAIPAFLTIVVMPFTYSIANGIGAGFVSYVVIRVAQRRAREIHPLMWVVGALFALYFAIAPIEKLLGLG; translated from the coding sequence ATGAGTGAGACCGCTCAACGCGACGCCGCGGCAGCGCGTGGTCCTGTCGACAGGTACTTCGCGATCAGTGCCCGCGGCTCGACCGTCGCGAGGGAGCTCCGCGGCGGGCTGGTGACGTTCATGACGATGGCGTACATCGTCGTGCTCAACCCGATCATCCTCGGGAACGCCCCGGACATGAACGGCACGGTGCTCGGGCCCGGCCGGGTGGCGGCGGTGACCGCGCTCGTCGCCGGTGTGCTGACCATCCTGATGGGCGTCGTCGGACGGTACCCGCTCGCGCTCGCCGCCGGCCTCGGCATCAACGGCTTCGTCGCGGGGCTGGTCATCAGCAAGACGTTGAGCTGGCCCGAGGTGATGGGGCTGGTCGTCATCGAGGGGGTGCTTGTCACCATCCTCGTAGTCACCGGGTTCCGCACCGCCGTGTTCAACGCGATCCCCAGACAGCTGAAGACCGCCATCAGCGTCGGCATCGGGTTGTTCATCGCACTGATCGGCTTCGTCGACGCCGGGTTCGTCTCCCGCCCGGAACAGGGCACCGTGCCGCTCCAGCTCGGCGTCGTCGGCCAGCTGACGGGATGGCCGATCGTCGTCTTCGTCTTCGGCGTGCTGCTGATGGCCGTGCTCGTCGCCCGCAAGACGCGCGGCGCGATCCTGATCGCCATCGTCGCCGCCACGGTCCTCGCGTTCGTCGTGCAGGCGATCTTCGACATCGGAGTCGCGCCGGAGGAGCCAGGCGGTTGGAGCAACGCGGTGCCCGCCGTCCCCACGGACCCGTTCCGGCTGCCCGATCTGAGCCTGATCGGCGACGTGAGCCTGTTCGGGTCGTTCACCAGGATCAGCGTGCTCGCCGTGATCCTGCTCATCTTCTCGCTGATGCTCTCCGACTTCTTCGACACCATGGGCACCGTCGTCGGGGTAGGCGCGGAGGCGAACCTGCTCGACGAGCACGGCCGGCTGCCCGGCATCGGTCGGGTGCTGTTCGTCGACTCGATCGCCGCCATCGCGGGCGGCGCGTCGTCGGTCTCGTCGAACACGACCTACGTGGAGTCGACCGCGGGCGTCGGTGAGGGTGCACGTACCGGGCTGGCGAGCATCGTCACCGGGCTGCTCTTCCTGCTCGCCATCTTCCTCGCTCCGCTGGTGGAGGTCATCCCCTCGCAGGCCGCCGCGCCCGCCCTCGTCGTCGTCGGGTTCCTGATGATGACCCAGGTCACCGGCATCGACTGGAAGGACTCCGGGGTCGCCATCCCGGCCTTCCTCACCATCGTGGTGATGCCGTTCACGTACTCGATCGCCAACGGCATCGGGGCCGGGTTCGTCAGCTACGTGGTGATCAGGGTCGCGCAGCGGCGGGCCAGGGAGATCCACCCGTTGATGTGGGTCGTCGGGGCTCTGTTCGCGCTGTACTTCGCCATCGCACCGATCGAGAAGCTGCTCGGCCTCGGCTGA
- a CDS encoding DUF2530 domain-containing protein, whose protein sequence is MTRPGRLADVPDPRPRHSSPPPLRPNALLTVAIITLLWIVALVVLLVFGHLLPVDDRWWRWVCVAGIALGLIGIGYFARSPFRR, encoded by the coding sequence ATGACTCGTCCGGGTAGGCTGGCGGACGTGCCTGACCCACGGCCACGCCACTCCAGCCCGCCACCGCTGCGGCCCAACGCGCTGCTCACGGTGGCGATCATCACCTTGCTGTGGATCGTCGCGCTCGTGGTGCTGTTGGTCTTCGGCCACCTGCTGCCGGTCGACGACCGGTGGTGGCGCTGGGTCTGCGTCGCCGGCATCGCCCTCGGCCTGATCGGCATCGGCTACTTCGCCCGCAGCCCGTTCCGCCGCTGA